One genomic window of Tatumella citrea includes the following:
- the crr gene encoding PTS glucose transporter subunit IIA produces the protein MGLFSKLFGDKAESTSGTIDIVAPLSGEIVNIEDVPDVVFAEKIVGDGVAIRPNGSTMVAPVDGTIGKIFETNHAFSIESDNGIELFVHFGIDTVELKGEGFKRIASEGQKVKKGDIVIEFDLPLLEEKAKSTLTPVVISNMDEIKELVKLTGQVVAGETPVIRIKK, from the coding sequence ATGGGATTGTTTTCTAAATTATTTGGCGACAAAGCAGAAAGTACCTCCGGTACTATTGATATCGTCGCTCCTCTGTCTGGCGAAATTGTAAACATTGAAGATGTACCTGATGTGGTTTTTGCAGAGAAGATTGTCGGTGATGGCGTTGCCATCCGGCCGAACGGCAGCACCATGGTTGCCCCGGTAGACGGCACCATTGGTAAAATTTTCGAAACCAACCATGCTTTTTCCATCGAGTCTGATAACGGTATCGAACTGTTTGTCCACTTTGGAATTGATACTGTCGAGCTAAAAGGTGAAGGTTTCAAGCGCATTGCTTCCGAAGGGCAAAAAGTGAAGAAAGGCGATATTGTGATTGAGTTTGATCTCCCTCTGCTGGAAGAGAAAGCTAAATCAACACTCACCCCTGTTGTTATCTCAAACATGGATGAGATTAAAGAACTGGTTAAACTGACAGGTCAGGTAGTCGCTGGTGAAACTCCGGTGATTCGTATCAAAAAATAA
- the zipA gene encoding cell division protein ZipA: MMQDLRLILIVVGAVAIVALLLHGLWTNRKERSSVFRDRPHKRLKQRDNDDLSDEEDITDFRASREYHEEDEAPAYTQQGRASDDVYSPAPAAKTSLRHRQEPVADPLMDSDNGYSSAPVRQSQDYHREEPREPVRESADRHAYSAPQETPVQRPQPVITEVPEQYRAPAPEFEPLHPVEPVATHTHSEPQEPAATEFARQSTPEVPEPVAEPAQEKQPAAKEAVLVLHVAAHTGGELNGESLLQAILQAGFQFGEMNIFHRHLNPSGSGPVLFSLANMLKPGSFDPEQMGDFTTPGVSIFMMVPSYGDAHQNFKLMLQSAQRIADDVGAVVLDDERRMMTPQKLEVYKSRIREVTDQN; encoded by the coding sequence ATGATGCAGGATTTGCGTCTGATATTAATCGTTGTTGGTGCGGTTGCCATCGTTGCACTTCTCCTTCATGGTCTTTGGACCAACCGCAAGGAGCGGTCTTCGGTTTTCCGTGATCGTCCGCACAAGCGTTTAAAGCAACGCGACAACGATGACCTGAGTGACGAAGAAGATATTACGGACTTTCGTGCCAGCCGTGAATATCACGAAGAAGATGAAGCACCTGCCTATACTCAGCAGGGGCGGGCGTCTGACGACGTGTATTCTCCGGCACCAGCAGCGAAAACTTCGTTGCGCCACCGGCAGGAGCCTGTCGCTGACCCATTAATGGACTCAGATAATGGCTATTCGTCTGCGCCAGTGCGTCAGTCTCAGGATTACCATCGTGAGGAGCCACGGGAGCCGGTACGTGAATCTGCTGATCGCCATGCTTATTCTGCTCCGCAGGAAACGCCGGTACAGCGTCCGCAACCTGTGATCACAGAGGTTCCGGAACAGTATCGTGCGCCGGCACCGGAGTTCGAGCCACTGCACCCGGTGGAACCTGTAGCGACTCATACGCACAGTGAACCACAGGAACCGGCAGCAACCGAATTCGCCAGACAATCTACTCCGGAAGTGCCTGAACCTGTGGCTGAGCCCGCACAGGAAAAACAACCGGCAGCCAAAGAAGCGGTGCTGGTATTGCATGTTGCAGCGCATACCGGGGGTGAGCTGAACGGGGAGTCACTGTTACAGGCTATTCTGCAGGCAGGTTTCCAGTTCGGTGAAATGAATATTTTCCATCGCCATCTGAATCCATCAGGTAGCGGCCCGGTTCTGTTTAGCCTGGCAAATATGCTTAAGCCCGGATCTTTTGATCCGGAGCAGATGGGTGATTTTACCACGCCGGGTGTCTCTATCTTTATGATGGTTCCATCCTATGGCGATGCTCATCAGAATTTTAAACTGATGCTGCAATCTGCACAGCGGATAGCTGATGATGTTGGTGCTGTTGTTCTGGATGATGAACGCCGGATGATGACGCCACAAAAACTTGAAGTTTACAAATCACGGATTCGGGAAGTTACCGACCAGAATTAA
- the cysK gene encoding cysteine synthase A: protein MSKIYEDNSLTIGHTPLVRLNRIGNGRILAKVESRNPSFSVKCRIGANMIWDAEKRGILKPGVELVEPTSGNTGIALAYVAAARGYKLTLTMPETMSVERRKLLKALGANLVLTGGAQGMKGAIAKAEEIVASDPEKYVLLQQFSNPANPQIHEQTTGPEIWEDTDGEVDVFIAGVGTGGTLTGVSRYLKNTKGKKSLVSVAVEPTDSPVITQALAGEEIKPGPHKIQGIGAGFIPGNLDLSLVDRVVTITNEDAIATARQLMESEGILAGISSGAAVAAALQLQQEPEFSDKNIVVILPSSGERYLSTALFADLFTEKELNQ from the coding sequence ATGAGTAAGATTTACGAAGATAATTCGTTAACCATTGGCCATACTCCACTGGTCAGATTAAACCGCATTGGTAACGGGCGTATTCTGGCGAAGGTTGAATCGCGTAATCCAAGCTTTAGCGTTAAATGTCGTATCGGTGCCAACATGATTTGGGATGCGGAGAAACGCGGTATCCTGAAACCTGGCGTTGAACTGGTTGAGCCAACCAGTGGTAATACCGGGATTGCTTTGGCGTACGTTGCCGCAGCCCGCGGATACAAACTGACACTGACGATGCCAGAAACCATGTCCGTTGAGCGCCGTAAGCTGCTGAAAGCGTTAGGGGCAAACCTGGTTCTGACCGGCGGTGCCCAGGGAATGAAAGGCGCAATCGCCAAAGCTGAAGAAATTGTTGCCTCAGATCCAGAGAAATATGTCTTACTGCAGCAGTTCAGCAATCCGGCTAACCCGCAAATTCACGAACAGACCACAGGCCCTGAAATCTGGGAAGATACTGATGGTGAAGTAGATGTCTTTATTGCAGGTGTGGGTACCGGTGGCACTCTGACCGGTGTCAGCCGTTATCTGAAAAATACCAAAGGCAAAAAGTCACTGGTTAGCGTCGCGGTTGAACCTACCGACTCACCGGTAATTACCCAGGCTCTGGCAGGTGAAGAAATTAAACCTGGCCCACACAAAATTCAGGGCATTGGTGCCGGTTTTATCCCGGGCAACCTGGATTTGTCGCTGGTCGATCGCGTGGTAACTATCACCAATGAAGATGCCATTGCCACTGCGCGTCAGTTAATGGAGTCAGAAGGTATTCTGGCCGGAATTTCTTCCGGAGCAGCTGTTGCCGCTGCACTTCAGTTGCAGCAGGAGCCAGAATTTTCCGACAAAAATATTGTCGTGATTCTGCCATCTTCCGGCGAACGCTATCTGAGCACAGCGTTGTTTGCAGACCTGTTTACAGAGAAAGAACTGAATCAGTAA
- the arnC gene encoding undecaprenyl-phosphate 4-deoxy-4-formamido-L-arabinose transferase, which produces MQNSYLVNKVSVVIPVYNEQDSLPVLISRTTAACELLNRPYEILLVDDGSSDDSAQMIIDAAEQPGSSIVAVLLNRNYGQHSAIMAGFSYVTGDLIVTLDADLQNPPEEIPRLVTTAEQGYDVVGTVRQNRQDSPFRKIASRMINRLIQSTTGKAMGDYGCMLRAYRRSIIEAMLHCQERSTFIPILANTFARHTTEIPVLHAEREHGTSKYSFMRLINLMYDLVTCLTTTPLRMLSVIGALIACAGFLFAFLLLVLRLIYGAYWGAEGVFSLFAILFIFIGAQFIGMGLLGEYIGRIYSDVRARPRYFVQRVVNHSTASTTEEETK; this is translated from the coding sequence ATGCAAAATTCTTACCTGGTAAATAAAGTCTCCGTGGTTATTCCTGTTTATAACGAGCAGGACAGCCTTCCGGTTCTGATTTCGAGAACCACAGCTGCCTGTGAATTACTAAACAGGCCTTACGAAATTTTGTTAGTTGATGACGGCAGCAGCGATGACTCTGCACAAATGATCATTGATGCCGCAGAACAACCTGGCAGTTCAATCGTGGCGGTATTACTGAACCGCAATTATGGCCAGCACTCAGCAATTATGGCCGGTTTTAGCTATGTTACGGGCGATTTAATTGTCACCCTGGATGCGGATTTGCAAAACCCGCCGGAAGAGATCCCTCGCCTGGTCACGACTGCTGAACAAGGGTATGACGTGGTAGGTACCGTCCGGCAAAACCGGCAGGACAGCCCGTTCCGCAAGATTGCCTCCAGAATGATTAACCGGTTAATTCAGAGTACCACCGGTAAAGCCATGGGCGACTACGGCTGTATGCTGCGGGCCTATCGTCGTTCGATTATTGAAGCCATGCTGCATTGCCAGGAGAGAAGTACCTTTATCCCTATTCTGGCCAACACATTTGCAAGACACACCACCGAAATTCCGGTGCTGCATGCAGAACGCGAACATGGCACCTCAAAATATAGTTTTATGCGGCTGATCAACCTGATGTATGACCTTGTCACCTGCCTGACAACCACACCTCTGAGGATGCTGAGCGTTATTGGGGCACTGATAGCCTGCGCAGGTTTTCTGTTCGCATTCCTGTTACTGGTACTGCGCCTGATTTACGGCGCTTACTGGGGTGCAGAAGGTGTATTCAGCCTGTTTGCCATTCTGTTTATTTTTATCGGCGCACAATTTATTGGTATGGGTTTACTGGGCGAATATATCGGCCGGATATACAGTGATGTCAGAGCCCGCCCGCGTTATTTCGTACAGCGTGTTGTCAATCACAGCACGGCTTCAACTACTGAGGAAGAAACAAAATGA
- the ptsI gene encoding phosphoenolpyruvate-protein phosphotransferase PtsI gives MISGILASPGIAFGKALLLKEDEIVINQKKIADDQVESEVARFIDGRSKAAVQLEAIKTKAGETFGAEKEAIFEGHIMLLEDEELEQEIIDLIKKDHKSADAAVHTVIEGQAVALEELDDEYLKERAADVRDIGKRLLQNILGLHIVDLSAITEESILVARDLTPSETAQLNLQKVLGFITDLGGRTSHTSIMARSLELPAIVGTGNITTQVSNGDFLVLDGVNNQIYINPPADVVNNLREIQEQYLSEKTEMAKLKDLPAITLDGHQVEVCANIGTVRDVAGAERNGAEGVGLYRTEFLFMDRDSLPSEEEQFVAYKAVAEAMGSQAVIVRTMDIGGDKDLPYMNLPKEDNPFLGWRAIRIAMDRKEILHAQLRAILRASSFGKLRIMFPMIIAVEEVRFLKNEIEMLKSQLRDEGKSFDESIEIGIMVETPASAVISRHLAKEVDFFSIGTNDLTQYTLAVDRGNDRISHLYNPMSPSVLGLIKQVIDASHAEGKWTGMCGELAGDERATLLLLGMGLDEFSMSAISIPRIKKIIRNTNFGDAKALAEQALEQPTAEDLMNLVNKFIKEKTLC, from the coding sequence ATGATTTCAGGCATTCTCGCATCCCCAGGTATCGCTTTTGGCAAAGCACTACTGCTGAAAGAAGATGAGATCGTCATCAACCAGAAAAAAATTGCTGATGATCAGGTAGAGTCAGAAGTTGCTCGTTTTATTGACGGGCGCAGTAAAGCCGCCGTTCAACTTGAAGCCATAAAAACTAAGGCCGGCGAAACTTTTGGTGCCGAAAAAGAAGCTATCTTCGAAGGGCATATCATGCTGCTTGAAGATGAAGAGCTGGAGCAGGAAATTATTGATCTGATCAAAAAAGATCATAAATCTGCCGATGCCGCTGTTCACACTGTCATTGAAGGACAGGCCGTTGCGCTGGAAGAGCTGGATGATGAATATCTGAAAGAACGCGCCGCCGATGTCCGTGATATTGGTAAACGTCTGCTTCAGAACATTCTTGGACTGCATATTGTCGACTTAAGTGCGATTACCGAAGAGTCTATTCTGGTTGCCAGAGATCTGACCCCTTCTGAAACTGCTCAGCTGAATCTGCAAAAAGTCCTTGGATTCATCACTGATCTGGGTGGCAGAACCTCACATACTTCCATTATGGCGCGGTCTCTCGAATTACCGGCGATTGTCGGAACCGGAAATATCACCACTCAGGTGAGTAACGGAGATTTCCTGGTTCTCGATGGAGTCAACAATCAGATTTACATCAACCCACCAGCTGATGTGGTGAATAACCTGAGAGAGATTCAGGAACAGTATCTCAGCGAAAAAACAGAAATGGCTAAGCTGAAAGACCTTCCGGCGATCACTCTGGATGGTCATCAGGTTGAAGTCTGCGCCAATATCGGCACCGTACGTGATGTTGCAGGTGCCGAACGTAATGGTGCAGAAGGCGTTGGGTTATACCGTACTGAATTTTTGTTTATGGACCGTGATTCCCTGCCATCAGAAGAAGAGCAGTTTGTTGCTTATAAAGCGGTGGCTGAAGCGATGGGGTCACAGGCGGTTATTGTTCGTACCATGGACATCGGTGGCGATAAAGATCTGCCCTATATGAACCTGCCGAAAGAAGATAACCCGTTCCTCGGCTGGCGTGCCATCCGTATCGCGATGGATCGCAAAGAAATTCTGCATGCACAACTACGAGCAATTCTGCGGGCATCCAGTTTTGGTAAGCTGAGAATTATGTTCCCGATGATTATTGCCGTTGAAGAAGTCCGCTTTCTGAAGAACGAAATTGAAATGCTGAAGTCACAATTACGTGATGAAGGTAAAAGTTTTGACGAAAGTATTGAGATCGGAATTATGGTGGAAACGCCGGCATCTGCAGTGATCTCCCGCCATCTTGCTAAAGAAGTTGATTTTTTCAGTATCGGCACTAACGATCTGACCCAGTATACTCTGGCCGTAGATCGTGGTAATGATAGAATTTCACATCTCTATAATCCTATGAGCCCTTCTGTGCTGGGTCTGATCAAGCAAGTGATTGATGCTTCGCATGCTGAAGGAAAATGGACAGGGATGTGTGGTGAGTTGGCAGGTGATGAACGTGCTACACTATTATTACTGGGAATGGGGCTGGACGAATTCAGTATGAGTGCCATTTCAATTCCACGTATCAAAAAAATTATTCGCAATACTAATTTTGGGGACGCTAAAGCGTTAGCAGAACAGGCACTGGAACAGCCTACTGCAGAGGATCTGATGAATCTGGTCAACAAATTCATCAAAGAGAAAACACTCTGCTAG
- the ptsH gene encoding phosphocarrier protein Hpr, producing MFQQEVTITAPNGLHTRPAAQFVKEAKAFQSEITVTSNGKSASAKSLFKLQTLGLTQGTVITLAAVGEDEQQAVEHLVKLMAELE from the coding sequence ATGTTCCAGCAAGAAGTCACTATCACAGCTCCTAACGGTTTGCATACCCGTCCTGCAGCGCAGTTTGTTAAAGAAGCAAAAGCTTTTCAGTCTGAAATTACTGTTACTTCAAACGGCAAATCAGCCAGTGCTAAAAGCCTGTTTAAATTGCAGACTCTGGGCCTGACCCAGGGCACAGTCATCACTCTCGCAGCAGTTGGTGAAGATGAACAGCAGGCAGTTGAACATCTGGTTAAACTGATGGCTGAACTGGAATAA
- the arnB gene encoding UDP-4-amino-4-deoxy-L-arabinose aminotransferase: MTDFLPFSRPALNEDDVSAIRDVLQSGWITTGPKNQALEAEFRQLTGASHAIAVSSATGGMHVALMALGIGPGDEVITPSLTWVSTANMIALLGAEPVMVDIDPNTLMVTPEAIEAAITARTKAIIPVHFAGAPADLDAICAVAEQHNIPVIEDAAHAAGCYYKGKHVGNQQTAIFSFHAIKNVTCAEGGMIVTNDEELANRIRTLKFHGLGVDAFDRETLGRKPQAEVITPGFKYNLTDIQAAIALNQLSRLPQINARREAIAQRYLRELADTPFLPLEIPVWPHQHAWHLFVLRVDEQRCGLNRDQFMQQMKDRNIGTGMHFRAVHTQKYYRERYPSLQLPATEWNSDRICSIPLFPDMTDADCSRVIAAIHEIAES, encoded by the coding sequence ATGACAGACTTTCTCCCCTTCTCCCGGCCGGCACTGAATGAAGATGATGTGTCAGCTATCCGGGATGTACTGCAATCAGGATGGATCACAACCGGTCCTAAAAACCAGGCGCTGGAAGCCGAATTTCGCCAGTTAACCGGTGCCAGTCATGCTATTGCTGTCAGTTCGGCAACCGGTGGAATGCATGTGGCATTAATGGCGCTGGGTATTGGCCCGGGAGATGAAGTGATCACCCCTTCCCTCACCTGGGTTTCAACAGCCAATATGATAGCTTTGCTGGGTGCCGAACCCGTCATGGTAGATATTGACCCGAATACACTCATGGTGACCCCGGAAGCCATTGAGGCCGCAATTACTGCCCGAACCAAAGCCATTATCCCGGTACACTTTGCCGGAGCTCCTGCTGACCTTGATGCCATTTGTGCTGTCGCGGAGCAACATAATATTCCGGTGATTGAAGATGCCGCTCACGCCGCAGGTTGTTACTACAAAGGCAAGCATGTCGGGAACCAACAGACCGCTATTTTTTCATTTCATGCCATAAAAAATGTTACCTGTGCTGAAGGCGGAATGATTGTCACCAATGATGAAGAACTGGCTAACCGAATTCGTACCCTGAAATTCCATGGGCTGGGTGTCGATGCCTTTGACCGTGAAACACTGGGCCGTAAGCCCCAGGCCGAAGTTATTACTCCGGGTTTTAAATACAACCTGACAGATATCCAGGCCGCGATAGCCCTGAATCAACTTAGCCGACTGCCACAGATAAATGCGCGGCGAGAAGCTATTGCACAACGTTACCTGCGCGAGCTGGCCGATACCCCATTCCTGCCACTGGAAATCCCAGTCTGGCCTCACCAGCATGCATGGCACCTGTTTGTGCTGCGTGTTGATGAACAGCGTTGTGGCCTGAATCGTGACCAGTTTATGCAGCAGATGAAAGACCGAAATATTGGTACCGGGATGCACTTCCGGGCGGTGCATACTCAAAAGTATTACCGTGAGCGGTATCCTTCTTTACAGCTCCCCGCAACGGAATGGAACAGCGATCGTATTTGCTCCATTCCTCTGTTTCCGGACATGACAGATGCTGACTGCAGCAGGGTCATTGCCGCTATTCATGAGATTGCAGAGAGCTGA
- the ligA gene encoding NAD-dependent DNA ligase LigA, which produces MNDILQQLNSLRTRLRHHEYLYHVLDAPEIPDAEYDKLMQALKALEEQHPELITRDSPTQRVGATPLSAFEQVQHEVPMLSLDNVFDDEGFLAFNKRVIDRLKNDAAVDYCCELKLDGLAVSLLYEQGELVQAATRGDGTTGENITENVRTIRAIPLRLSGEDIPARLEVRGEVFMRQSGFEKLNNDARKTGGKVFANPRNAAAGSLRQLDPKITEKRPLTFYCYGIGVVEGGVLAEGHYQRLQQLKGWGLPVNDRVTVCQTPQQVLEFYHQINEHRAELGFDIDGVVIKVNSLALQQQLGFVARAPRWATAFKFPAQEQLTTVRDVEFQVGRTGAITPVARLEPVQVAGVMVSNATLHNADEIARLGIRIGDTVVIRRAGDVIPQIVNVVTEDRPADSREIIFPEHCPVCGSDVERVEGEAVTRCTGGLICGAQRKEALKHFVSRRALDVDGMGDKIIDQLVEKEYVHTPADLFRLSAGKLTGLDRMGPKSAQNIVDALQKSKMTSLPRFLYALGIREVGEATALSLASHFEKLPALMDAPLESLTQVADVGPVVASHVRHFMDEESNREVIRQLVEDIGIQWPDMPSQNAPLADNPFAGKTVVLTGSLNLMTRDEAKDRLTALGAKVSGSVSKKTDLLIAGEAAGSKLEKANALGIQVIDELQMIELLGG; this is translated from the coding sequence ATGAACGATATCCTGCAGCAGCTTAATTCCCTGCGTACCCGGTTGCGCCACCACGAATATCTTTACCATGTGCTGGATGCCCCTGAAATCCCTGACGCTGAATACGATAAACTGATGCAGGCGCTTAAAGCGCTGGAAGAACAACACCCGGAGTTAATTACCAGGGATTCTCCGACCCAACGGGTTGGCGCCACACCATTGTCTGCTTTTGAACAGGTACAACACGAAGTGCCGATGTTATCGCTGGACAATGTGTTTGATGACGAAGGATTCCTGGCATTTAATAAACGAGTCATTGACCGGTTAAAGAATGATGCGGCGGTAGACTATTGCTGCGAGCTGAAACTGGACGGTCTGGCGGTCAGTCTGCTGTATGAACAAGGTGAACTGGTACAGGCGGCCACCCGCGGTGACGGAACAACCGGCGAGAATATTACAGAAAACGTCCGCACGATCCGGGCCATTCCGTTGCGCCTGAGCGGGGAAGATATTCCGGCTCGCCTTGAAGTCCGTGGTGAAGTGTTTATGCGGCAGAGTGGATTCGAAAAGCTTAACAATGATGCGCGTAAAACTGGCGGGAAAGTATTTGCTAACCCACGGAATGCGGCAGCCGGTTCTCTGCGCCAACTCGACCCGAAAATCACCGAAAAACGTCCGTTAACTTTCTATTGCTATGGGATTGGAGTAGTGGAAGGCGGAGTTCTGGCCGAAGGACACTACCAGCGTCTTCAGCAACTCAAGGGCTGGGGATTACCGGTGAATGATCGGGTAACCGTTTGCCAGACTCCACAACAAGTGCTGGAATTCTATCATCAGATTAATGAACACAGGGCTGAACTGGGCTTTGATATTGATGGTGTGGTCATTAAGGTGAATTCGCTGGCACTCCAGCAACAGTTGGGCTTTGTTGCCAGAGCACCACGCTGGGCAACGGCATTTAAATTTCCGGCACAGGAACAGCTAACTACTGTCCGTGATGTCGAGTTCCAGGTTGGCCGTACCGGCGCAATCACTCCGGTGGCACGTCTTGAACCGGTGCAGGTTGCGGGTGTAATGGTCAGTAATGCCACATTGCATAATGCCGATGAAATTGCCCGGCTGGGAATTCGTATCGGCGATACCGTGGTTATCCGCCGTGCCGGTGATGTAATTCCGCAGATCGTTAATGTCGTGACAGAAGATCGTCCGGCCGACAGCCGCGAAATCATTTTCCCTGAACATTGTCCGGTATGTGGCTCAGATGTTGAACGTGTCGAAGGCGAAGCCGTTACCCGCTGTACCGGTGGGTTGATTTGCGGAGCACAGCGTAAAGAAGCACTAAAACATTTTGTCTCCCGCAGAGCACTGGATGTGGATGGTATGGGCGATAAAATTATCGATCAACTGGTCGAGAAAGAGTATGTGCATACTCCCGCCGATCTGTTTCGTTTGAGTGCAGGTAAGTTGACGGGACTGGACAGAATGGGACCAAAATCGGCGCAGAATATCGTTGATGCGCTGCAAAAATCCAAAATGACCAGTTTACCGCGGTTTCTTTATGCGCTGGGAATTCGTGAGGTAGGCGAGGCCACCGCGTTAAGTCTGGCTTCTCATTTTGAAAAATTGCCGGCACTGATGGATGCTCCGCTGGAATCTTTGACGCAGGTTGCTGATGTCGGTCCGGTAGTCGCCAGCCATGTCCGCCATTTCATGGATGAAGAAAGTAACCGTGAAGTCATCCGTCAGTTAGTAGAGGATATCGGTATTCAGTGGCCGGATATGCCATCACAAAATGCACCTCTGGCCGATAACCCGTTTGCCGGTAAAACGGTGGTTCTTACCGGCTCACTGAACCTGATGACCCGGGATGAAGCGAAGGATCGGCTCACAGCGTTAGGCGCAAAAGTCAGTGGTAGCGTATCGAAAAAAACCGATCTGCTGATTGCCGGTGAGGCAGCCGGATCAAAGCTTGAGAAGGCTAATGCTCTTGGCATTCAGGTGATTGACGAACTGCAGATGATTGAGTTGCTGGGAGGCTGA
- the cysZ gene encoding sulfate transporter CysZ: MQNRNSAKEVNGIHYFRQGWQLATLPGIRRYVIVPLLVNIVLMGAAFSWLFFRLEQWIPRLLGHIPHWLQWLDYLLWPLAILSLLLIFGYFFSTLANWIAAPFCGLLAEQLESRLTGHPLADGGWKGLIKDLPRIMLREWQKLKYYLPRAIILLLIHFIPVVGQTLAPLLWFLFGAWMMAIQYCDYPFDNHRVPFLQMRRTLATHRTAHLQFGALVSIFTLVPLVNLVIMPVAVCGATAMWVDHYRSLKVTGNGPETSGVIAP, translated from the coding sequence ATGCAGAACAGGAATTCCGCAAAGGAAGTTAATGGGATTCACTATTTTCGTCAGGGATGGCAACTGGCGACATTACCGGGCATACGTCGTTATGTCATCGTTCCGCTGCTGGTAAATATCGTTTTAATGGGCGCGGCCTTTAGCTGGTTGTTTTTTCGCCTTGAACAATGGATTCCCCGGTTACTGGGGCATATTCCCCACTGGCTGCAATGGCTGGACTATCTGCTCTGGCCGCTGGCCATATTGTCATTGCTTCTAATCTTCGGTTATTTCTTTTCCACCCTGGCTAACTGGATAGCGGCACCCTTTTGTGGCCTGTTGGCTGAACAACTGGAAAGTCGGCTGACCGGACATCCTCTGGCTGACGGCGGCTGGAAAGGACTGATTAAAGATCTGCCACGCATCATGTTACGCGAGTGGCAAAAGCTGAAATACTATCTGCCCCGTGCCATTATCCTGTTGCTGATACATTTTATTCCGGTGGTTGGCCAGACGCTTGCTCCATTGCTATGGTTTTTGTTTGGTGCCTGGATGATGGCGATTCAGTACTGTGATTATCCGTTTGATAATCACCGCGTGCCGTTCCTCCAGATGCGCAGAACACTGGCAACTCACAGAACTGCGCATTTGCAGTTTGGTGCGCTGGTGAGCATTTTTACTTTGGTGCCACTGGTTAATCTGGTCATAATGCCGGTTGCAGTATGTGGTGCAACAGCAATGTGGGTCGACCACTACCGCTCACTAAAAGTCACTGGCAACGGCCCTGAAACCAGCGGCGTTATTGCCCCCTGA
- a CDS encoding DUF3820 family protein, with protein sequence MDKHNLVELANTRMPFGKYQGRVLIDLPEEYLLWFARKESFPEGHLGDLLQLALAIKIEGLQGLVDPLRK encoded by the coding sequence CTGGACAAGCACAATCTGGTGGAACTGGCTAATACCAGGATGCCGTTTGGTAAATATCAGGGCAGAGTACTGATTGATTTACCCGAAGAGTATCTTCTGTGGTTTGCCCGTAAGGAAAGTTTTCCCGAAGGCCATCTTGGTGATTTGTTGCAGCTGGCACTGGCGATTAAAATCGAAGGTCTTCAGGGGCTGGTTGATCCGCTTCGAAAATAA